The region TTCACTGGGCAGATGACACATCAAACTTTATGTCTGCCCTTGCATTCAAATCTACAGTAACAAAGCTTACCATTTCATGTAATCTACTTTATGTTCCTCTATTGGGAAATATACTCAAGCAAAACAAAACACTGACTTCCCTCACGCTGAATGAAGTCGACTCAATGTATAAAGGTGCACTGAAATCTTCAAGAGGGGTCTTCATTTTTCTAGCACAGGGGTTGAAACAAAATACAACTCTAAAGAGGCTGTGCCTTAATTCCTCAAAGTTTCATTTTTCTGGTCAATCTTATCCAAAGTGTGAACATTTTGTCGTTGACTACTTAGTTTTTATGAATGGAATCGGAGAAGCAGAAATAGATTCAAACAATCCCTTTTTTCATTTACTAAAAGCTATTCGAACCCATTCATCTTTAGAAGAGTTAGTATTTGACTATTACTCAGACCTTCAACAATTAAAACTTCCGCAGTTACCTAAAGAAGTCCAACAATTTTGTTTATTCTCTGACAAAAATCAGAAAGCTTTGTTTGACCTACTTCTACACAATAAGTGCTTAAAATCACTCACTATCTCAGGATATAATTTTACTGAGGAACAACTAGGGCAAGCAGCACGAGCTCTAGTTCTCAATGGCCGTCGAACACATTTGTATATGATGCTAACAGAGAATTTAAGTAAAGATGATACTAAAATGGACGACTTAGTTATCCAAGATGATGGTAGTGAGATTCCACATTCGGATGCAATACGAGCTCTAGCTATGCTCGATCGAACCAAAGCAAGTATTGATTATGATCCCCAGTTACTAAAGNNNNNNNNNNNNNNNNNNNNNNNNNNNNNNNNNNNNNNNNNNNNNNNNNNNNNNNNNNNNNNNNNNNNNNNNNNNNNNNNNNNNNNNNNNNNNNNNNNNNNNNNNNNNNNNNNNNNNNNNNNNNNNNNNNNNNNNNNNNNNNNNNNNNNNNNNNNNNNNNNNNNNNNNNNNNNNNNNNNNNNNNNNNNNNNNNNNNNNNNGGGCGTGTACGTGGATGCCAGTgacatttgacctttgaccccatttGCTGTCTGATCATTGATATGCGAGTGACTCAGCAGAAATAATTGCTGTATGGTATGGACATACAAGCGTTTTGCAACTCCAACTTTGGGGGTTTTATTGTTTAGTTATTGtccttacataattactatgtgactctcagcatatccccctacagaagaaacggtaggttgtgtctgatgatcgatttttttgtctgttcttaccgtttatcagacactagcacattttcagctcttgaagacttagtagttgatatttatcaattcttttttgcatacattcatagtaacacatgcttgatcagatggtgcaaaagaaaattttttatcactgcttgtttcctcagaatgagtgtctgaacatgcattgtgtctgaaTATAGATGCCTTACTCTAGCTATTTGTGAATTTATATATCTATCCAAGACAAAATGAATTGATGCACCCAGAAAAGCCATGTAGAGATCTagatgtattattatagtcaataTTCATAACAATCCTGTTCTTTGCCATATCATAGGATTTTGTACATCTCTGAGTGTTATATGGCAAGCAGAATATACGGTCTGTCAGGATTGAAATTACATCTCAGTCTGTGAACTATAACTGCTTTAGTATTGTCAAGTCACTGTTGTATAATAAGTATAGTAGTATAGCAAATTCACTCACTTTCCGAATTTTTTTGGTAGTTACAAACAATTTCGTTGGCAAGTACTATTAGCGATAGTCGGTATGGAAGCACACGTATTGAGTGAGTTTGTTGAAGGTCTTAAAGAGGCTTACAGAGAGAGGCTATTTAACATGGAGGAACAATGGCCACCAGTTAGGGGAGATAAGCTGATAAAGTTGCACTTAGTGGAGGCAGAAAAAGAAGAGGGATTTAGAGCTGGGTTGCCACAACCTGGCGCACCTAATGAAAAGGTCAAACGTACTCCAATTCTCCATGAAAACTTGTTTAAAATCAAAGAAGGCAAGAAACCAGAGAAAAAACTTATCGTGGAAGGCAATGCTGGGATTGGTAAAACTACACTATGTACCATGCTTGCTGAAGGGTGGGCAGAGGGAAATATCCTGACACAATTCGACTGTGTCCTGTTACTTCCCCTCAGGGAACAGTTAGTTAGCTCAGCCTCCTCTCTTACTGACCTCCTGGCTCTTCATCATCCCGACGAGATAATTTGTGAGCCTGTTGTTCGTCACTTAAAGAGAATAAGAGGAAAGGGGGTGCTCATCATTGCTGATGGATGGGACGAGCTCAGTGAAGCAAATCGTTCAAAAGCGTCTTTTCTATACAATCTTTTGTTTGGTCGTCATCTTCCTTTTATTTCTGTTCTCCTCACCTCACGACCTTCTGCTTCAGCTCCTCTTCATGATCTTCCTTCTGTGGACCGTTTGGTTGAAGTAGTCGGTTTTAATGAAGAGAATATCAAGCAGTACATAGAATCTGAGTTTGATCAATTCCCAGAGAAAGCTTCTTCTCTTATCGAGCAGCTTGAGAACAACCCAGTCCTTGAGAGTGTGTGTTCTGTACCCCTCAATTGCGCCATTGTTTGTAACTTGTGGCACACTTTAGATCGAGAGCTTCCTCGTACGCTAACTGAGCTGTACACTCAAATTGTTCTTAACATTATCCTTCGCAATATCAAAAAGAAGTTTCCTGATTGTCCGATTGGCCTTAATAGTTTTGATGAGATTCCGAATGATCTACAAGACACCTTCTGGTTGATCTGTGAGTTTGCCTACGAGTGCTTACTACTAGATCAGCTGGTTTTTTCAGAAGCTGAATTGTCCTCTCGCTTACCTGATGTCGGTGACAAGTTGCAGTGCTTTGGTCTGTTGCAGTCTGCCCGATCACTTCTACCTGTTGGTCATGGCCTATCTTTTCACTTTGCTCACCTGACCATCCAGGAGTTCATGGCTGCTCTCCATCTTGCTACTCTCCCTAATGAGGAGAAACTGAAAGTTGTTAAGGCGAGTGCTAGGAGTGTCCGATTTAACATGGTATGGAGGTTTATGTTCGGTCTTGCTAGTAAGCTCTACCGTGAATCTGATAAGGTGATCAGTTTTAATGATAGTTTGGTGGATCAATTTCTGATGGCTAAAAATCAGGATGTTTTGGCTTTATGTCATGTGGCTTTCGAAGCTTCAGACCCTGACATTGCACTAAGAGTTTGTAAAATGTCTGTGCGACATCTATTCCACAGAGGTCTTAGTACTCCCTTCGACTGTGTAGCTGGATTCCATGTTCTTCGTTATGCCGAAAAATGTGATAATATGGTTATCAGAATATCCTATTGTGCAATTGATGATATGTTGTTGAAGAAACTAACTGACATACTTTCCGATGCGAATGGTCATTTGCAAGTTCGAGACTTATCCCTCGTGAAGACTAAGGTGTCTGACAAAGGTGTTGCTGATTTATTCAAGAGAGCCTCAGTTGCCTTTACAGCTTTGGATACACTCCTGTTGTATAAAAATAACTTCACTGGGATAATGTCGATATTCATACACAAGACAAGTACGAGTCTCACGCAACTGGACTTATCCACCAATCCTCTTGGAGTGTCTGGTATACAGTCATTAGAGACAGCTGTACGGTCTGGTGCCCTTATCAAACTAGAAAGCCTGGGGCTATCTAACACCCTCACTGATGATGCTGACATCAATGGGGCTCTGCTGACAACCCTCTTACAGTCTATTTCCTCACACTGTGCTCGACTGTTAGGCTTAGACCTCTCTGTTAATAATCTTGGTTTACCTGGATTATGTTCAGTAGTGGAAAACGTTCCATTAGGATTGAATAGTATTGGTTTCTCTGGTTGCTTCCTCACCTCCGCTGACATTGTGATGCTTATCCACTTTCTCAAGTCGGCTAATGTGATATGTAAGAAGTTGAAATTGTTAAATCTCAGCTCCAATTGCATCGATGATGATGGAGTGATTGCTCTCGCTGAATGTTTACCTGAGCGGTTTCCTAGCCTGGTTGGCTTCAATGTCAGTCCCCTGGGTGCTGTTCTTCTCTATGGAAATCCTGTGAGCGAAGAGTTGATACACATGTGCAATGACAACTTAAAGGTACTcattctatatataatttgtcACACTTAAGTTCATTATTAAAATACAGGTCATTGAGGAAACTGCTGTGCTGAATAAGTTTATTCCTCAAGAATATgaagaggtacatgtaagtctCTTTATAAAAGCATGCATATGAGctgggcataattataatttttgatCTATTAGACGACCGATGTTTGGGATGTACTACTGTCAGAGATGATTTGCACTATTTGTGATGTAAGTGTGCCATATCTTGTGTAACTGTGcatgtctgtataattatagcacatttTGAATTGATTAATGTAAATCTCATTCGCTGAGGATTCTGAATCCCACTCCATGCAGGACGACAGATTGGCCAGTCATGTTACAATATTCTTTCCAGACCCATTTTTCCATAACCCGAATTCATCTAGTGATGAGCCTACCTATTCTACTACGGAGCTGCAGGGTGAGGAAGGTGAAGCAATAATTTGATAAAAGGCTAAGCTATATAGTTATCTGAATCTCTCTTGCAGGGACATACACTCATACTGACTCCGATGTATCAGTTGCTGACTCTAGTAGTGATGAAGTAGCTACACCAACACTCCCAACTTCATCTCCTTACTATCAAGCCAGTTCAGGTAgagcattagcctcgattccaagccgcgaagagaaaggctatatatagtagatgtgataaaattaataatcatTTATGTTGTCACTTTTACATGTAAATGCACTATCATAATGATACACTACTATATAACTAATTGTTCTTCCTCCTCCTATTCAGTTCCTCCAGAGTTGACTCTCAGTGTCCTGGACAAGGAGCTCAAGACACTCACAAAACCGATAAAGTTTGGGGTCAGTTTGGGCATTCCTCAACACATACTGGAGGTCATCCAGCAAGACAATCGATTTAGTAAGATACATTGAAGATTCTTATAGTCTTTAGGGTTCACATTAATTTTCCCATGCAGATACTGAAGGTCAAAAGATTGCCCTGTTCCAGTTCATTGCCAAGAACTACAAGAGTCTACGAATAACTTGGAGCATTATTGCCGACGCTCTCCATGACATTGATTATGGGGACTTGTCATCAATTGTTCGGAGAAAATACTGCACGATATAGTACATGTGTCTAATTTGATAGTTATTTAATTGTTAACAAACATTGCACCAGAGAAAACTTGACAGAGTAATACATAGATCTATCTATAGTATCGTATAAAACTGACACTGTAAATTTATTGTctgttgtgtttgtgtttctTATAGCACAGTGTCTTCCTCGCTATACGCCACCGTTTTCTAGACTCTTGACCGTtggtgtgtgcgcgtgcgtgtgtgtaatGAAAGTATTCAATTAACTCACACATAAGGTGTTGCCGGAACATTCTAGAACATTATATTCAAGATTAAGATGCTGCCAGAatgttatacatgcacaaatgCTGCTAAAACATTCTAGGTAGATAGTTCATGATAACTGTGGAACAAACTAAAATCTTTGTCCTATAGAGAGTATTTAACTATGCTGTGTGTTTTGTAGAGTTGTTGGATATAATTGTGATCACTATTAATTTAAAACTGTCAACCACGattacatgtgtgcatgtgttttacTGTATATGTGTGTCCAAATAGCTCCTTCAGCTCCACTTCTTACATTCCTCATTCAGCAGCAGATTTAGGTGAATGCACTGTGTAAGTAACCCACTATGCTGGAAGTTTTAGCCACAATCTATAATTAtcctatatagatctagctaaatctATATTTTACATCCGTCCTTGATCCCCTATAATGACATGCAGGGCTTAGGAAAACAACTCTATGGAGCAAAGTAATAATTttcagtacactacaaagCAACAAATTCTAAGATTTTGTTTTCTTTCATGAGAAGTAATTTTCTATCTAGTTCCTCTATCtttgtacagtggaacctcgatTTGTgctaacaaccacctccgaataaaggccagttgctatataaaggccaggcacccaggtcccaaatgaacagtttgtgtacaaaacaacctctcaacaaaggccaccccTGCATGTATAAAGGCCAATTCCCCAAaagtgtccgttatagaggggttccactgtataaccGTTATAAAGCATCCATTGACGTTACTGAGTTTCAAAACTGTACAGCGATATATACTTCCCATGAACCTTTCACTCGAAAATATATTGGGGTAGGAAGGTGCAAGGTATAGGTGATCTGGTAATCACTTTAAGcactatagctgcatgcatgctttatTTGATTGAGcgtgagtatatataattgtacctTATATAGCCGTTAGATCTTCAATATGGCACTATAATTTTGAACACTGTGGAGGGATGTGTATAGATATGTAAGCAATATCGAACCCTTCAAAATATAGCCAAACTCTATTATAGATGCTTTGATAAAGTCTCAGACCTTAGCCAGAAACTGTTGGTCTTTTCTATCCcaaaccgattacccactataacaattattgtttctgttctattaatcaccacaaacccaccacttTATGTTGCCATGGAAGGATattttgtagcttattcattcacatACACAATGGTGGTATCAGCATACAATATTTTACCTGTATCTGTATTTGCATTGCGCGCGTTGAACTTGCCCTGGATACCATGTTGAAGTGCGCTGCAACTAAACAAGAATCCATTGACaaggccaataattattatacgcaCAATCCATTCAGATTATGACATCCAATACAATTTTACCATGACCTGACAACGATTTTCGAACTTAAGGATATTTcgcacaaaataataataatgatacggctataattataacagataAAGAGATATTACTCTACAGTGTCTTGCATAAGGTCCAGCCTATTAAACTAAACCATAATAAGAGGGTTAACACCATTAGTGCAGTATAAATGTTATATGTGGGACAGGTTTAAGTAAAGTGTTTTGGGGACATTTCTAATTATACGaatacactataataatacaaagATAAATGCTTACTTGTAGGGATCACCTGCTTCACAGGATATTGGATGGTGTCCATGGTGACCATTGTCACAAACCAGAGAGAGTATGGTGTCACCAGTCCTGTTGAATACTGCACAGTAAAGTGCATGATCATCTATCATGTCACACTCTCACATACACATGCTCTGTTCACACATATAAAAGTGGTGGGGAAAAGTGGGTAAACTATAGTCGGTTCATATCATCAACTGAcattgcactataattatatagctcttATTATTTGAATCTACCTGCATGACATGTTTATGGTAGACTTTAATTTGTGTGTCTTTTGTTGTTTATATATGTGGACATTCATGCAACAATTGGTAACAGCTGATGACGTTGTGGTACTAACGTTGTGTTGAGGGGAACAGGTTAGTAATGCAACCACTGAACGATCGGCGATTAGCGCCCTAAATGTGTGACAGGTTCAGGTAAAGTGGACATTTTACTGCCCTAAACCGTTGCTTGGAAGGAGGAAGGGAATCAAGTCTTTGTTTTTCACCTGTTACGTATGTTATTAAGTGGGTATACTAGccaatagcgatgaatatATTGAAATGAGTGTCGGCCACGTCTATAATCTGTCAGTCAATGATTGGAACCGATAGAATTCCACCAGTTGTAAATAAAAGCTTAATTGTTCATGTCCTACTTCTGGGCAATGGTTTAGTACACTCAATTATCACAACCAGAATGTTGTAACAAGGAAAATGAATGAAAAAACGGCAGTGGTGTATGATCAGACAATCAATGTGACTATATATAGGTCAGGATCAGAGCAAgagtctagcctcgattccaggccgccttAAATTTCTCTTCActgcctggaatcaaggctagacTCTTGCTCTGATCCTGTCACATTGATAATTGGACCACTGCCGTTTTCAATCCTTGATTCGATGGAATCAAGGCTAAGCAGAGTCGGCAAATAAACCTGGAGTGTTACAAGTAGGGCACTTCACATGCACTGGGACCGGAGTACGCTCACCACAGCAGATTCAGAAGAATAGTTATTTTGTCAAGTCACATAGATCTACATCAGAAAAGTATAATAAACACCCATTTCTGTcctgtcttcttttcttgaaCTTTCACTGGTACTGTTCCAAAAAACACTTTCagttgaaatgtgaacaattGCTAGGATATTGGTCAGTGGGGAAGCACCAAAGAGCGTAGAAGTACTGTGCATCTATCCGTCTCAACATCATGAACAGTTTAatacaaacatgcatgtatataattgaattaagctgaAACACCATGAAACACGTCTAATGGGTCAATTACATGTAAAATATAATTTGCATTGTTAAATTAATCTGTGTGATGACATTGTGGTGGATTGACATACGGTATTAAAATACTTCGCTCGCGTGATCGTGACTAGGGTGATCTGATTCTCCCGCTTTCTTCTTGTTTCTACATTTTCTCCCTCCTTTCCACTTGATTCCTTCAATGGAATACATTTAGCAACAGCATACTGTTGCATTTATAGTGCAGTGTGCAACACCTCTCTTGATTTCCTGTAGTCTACGGGCGGGCGCGCATATTAGATCAACTTCTTCTTGTCTCGATCCATGCCCAGGGgaatgcggcctggaatcgaggctagtgctgCACAGGGCATTTGtctagtctcgaggccagactcctcccgggcacatgtcagatcacgtgcaagggagtggtctggggCCAGACTAGCATTTGTCGTGCCCTGATTGAGACCCTCCCACTTTTTGTGCATAAAAGAAGGGCGTGGCAGGTGCCTCTTTTTACAACAAAAGAGCCACAACACTTTTAACAGGTATGTCTATTGAGCATTGATGTTTAAAAGAAGTAGATCTACCTATTAAATTGCATTTTTCTAAAACAAAATAGGTGTATATTATGCCGGCAatatctataatttatagataTTGCCGGCAACTGCATGGCAACTGTatatgtacacgtactgtCAATGTCACATGATGTCAGCTTCAACTTAATTTACTGAGCCTATAACTGTGATTGTGCTATGTGTAGGATACGAGCAATTTCCACTTTTCAATCATGTGTATGTATACCCCTGATAATTAACATTCATGCTTTGACTTCTACGATACTGTTGGCTAAAGTATAATTAGACCAGTGGTGTAGGAAGgggggctccaggggctggacCCCCCCCCAGGCTATTAAAGTAGAGATGATTTATCCAAGTTGCACTATGTAGATATAGCTTTAGTACTCTTTTTTTCATTAAAAaaactagagcccccccccattgagaaattgcttcctacgccactcaGTGTAGACTATGTGTTTAGCTCAGGGTGCACTAGATCTAGTTTTAAATCCAGTGCTTCAAACTACACCTGTATTAATTAAATGTGCCAAATTAGCTACTGTGTAACTTATACGTCTATAAAGGGGCGTAAGCTAGCCACACATAATATGTACCTACAGCAATGATcggctaccgtattactaaatgttttgcgagcatcaaacatttgcgaactttgcgatggttgatcaattcgcaacaataaaatccgcaaaattattactagtaaatacacacgatccttaccagaacgcaatagttagatcgcaaagggtcaacatTTCTGccgatttggctcattcgcaaaggtttttcagcaaaatattctagtaatacggtatactaaAAGGCTAGCTAGAAATCAGCTTAGTGTCTATacgaacaataattattattgcgaCCGATTACTTTTGAACGCATCTAAGCTAGCTGAAGCTCACTAAAAGCTTTCTATCCTGAATCGTACATGCTAGTACTCCCTCACAGTTTTTAagctaccgtagaaactggattattagtgCTTACTGCTCAACTGCAAATTttttgaagcgcttttccaattatgcgaaggaTATAATAGTGTGAAAATTCAGAATTGATTCATTTGTTTATGAgttatagctagcttgtacagtgcatggcagctatatatagctagtggATGTTGTAAAATGAACGGTAAAATGAACTGCAACATAGtagtatgatatagatccagttagggttgcctgcttgctcactttctaggtTGCTAACAAGTCATCtttcatcacagagacattcGGTTGCTGAGTGGGGCAAAATGCATACATTGTACttgaatataagcgtatagagctctgctaatGATCGACCCCATGAGTGCAgtgctaataatccagtttctacagtATACAAATTAAGAGACATGAACATGCACAAGCTGTTACCGGAATGATAGTTAACAGGGGCAGATATCCGTGGAAATATTGATGTTACACCCCCTTCCGATGCAATCTCCGCCCACTATCTTACACCGTAGAAGTTGCAGAAATATAATTAATATGCTTTTTTCGTTTTGAAGTGGACTACATGCAGTAGACTctgctctctgaagtacggccacctccaCATATCGGCaattggtttggcacggattgcgtttactgcacaaaactttcCCTGAATTGTAGCCACTTGCTATTCTGTACAATGGCCAGTACTGcatggctgccccaaactaggtttttattacggccggatatgacgttatGGGTGCGATTTGGCAGAATGCACTTAACTTGAATAGAgctaatgattcattatcctcaagACAAAACTGTAAATTTAGTCAATAGATTCGAGGTATGTAGGGTTAcggcggctattttctgaaatacagccacctcactattccggccaagctgcgaTGACCGAATAATGAGAgtttactgtacatgcatgtattagcatTGTTACATTAGAATAGCCATACTGCTTGGGGTAAAACATTCGTTTAATTTGAACAGTGGTGAATTTCGTTTGCTTGCGTGCGCGTTCTGGTAAACCTGCCTGGATAAAATGTTCGTCAAATAACAAATTATTAACCCCACTGTATTGTAActatatactatgtataattatttgttgccAACTTTTAcaactactagtgggaagaaaacctaaaaaatttactatggaattcagcaaaactaatgaatacactaaattccttcaaaacacatgtcttttattatgatttatatgaccagtcagacgagtttaacgtcattgggcaacaagttagttattgccggtgccctcgtgcaacatgccatatattgcactggatgacataatgccctcggggcctgcggccctcgggcattatattgctccagtgcaatatatggcatgttgcactctggctgggcaataactaatacatacaGTCTCTTGTGCAGAGATTGTTCTTTAATTGGCCTACTTCAGGAGAGTTGCTATAATCTCTTCACAGTACACAAGACTGCAGTGCTAGCTGCTTGAAAAGTACCGCTATCTCCAAGCAAAAATTCCCTCATGGCATTTGGTATGAGATTGGACAAAGTGTTCTACCAGTAACAAGCTTAAGACACTCAATACAGCCTCTCTTTAGGAGACTTTTAGCCATACATTCAGACAACACGTGGcgatgcatgtatatattgcacatgcacaacaagTCATATTCCAGTGGCAGCCTGCCTATACAACCGCTTCATTCCACCGATTCAAAAATCCGAAATAAACACGACAACAAGAAGAATACTGATGTTATTTCCACAAGGACGATGAACTAGAAACTAGAAACTGTTTAAAAACAGCTAGACACTAAACGTATAAACTATGGCCAACTGTATTTTCCTCCAAATTAGGATAAGGTGTGATTAAAATTAGTGCATGTATTGAATGTGAGGCAGTATTTTAGATAGCGATCTATAGACTCGAACTTAGACCATAGCAGTGGCGGATTCAGGGGGATATAAGGGAGCAAAGGAACCCCCTTTTTGCAAAACTATACCTTTTTTACGCTGATCGCATTGCAAACTCTTCAATTATTGGTACAGAGATTGAAATTTCCCACATCCATATGGGCGGAGATTGAACCGGAAGTGGACCTAACCCAACAATTTCATCCGGGAGACTACTATACCGTTTACACGAGGCCGCCTTTAATCCGGGTTGGAATCCAAACTATCCGCGTTCTTGTAAACGGGCCTAATCCGGGTTCTAATCCAGATTAGCCAACCCACTTCTGGAGGTGGTTCAAATAGTTGTtagtaaacacataattatgtttgtggGTGTTCCTAGAGTAAGCCTGTAGCTTCCTATCAGCTAGCCAATGTTTGCgcaaatgcaattagtggtcgtttactatgcccactacagtagaacctcgctaattcGAATAGAGCCGGACCACACCCCATCTGAATACACGGATTAacggatgtcattaattgattatgaatatcattaacgaatacacttttgtacatgtatattactgtggccagaagggaagctactagctagaatagtcttttatctcaactttatctccagtcttgtgagctctctcttcgttttctttgcagtggccattgtttTGGGCGAGCTATTGAGCTAATAAAAActgattcagcaaagcaagTCAGATTGCGCTTGCGTAgtagtctattctactgacagtcCCTCCTCTTTTCAGTTTGCCAATTTGTCCAGATTAGCGAGGTTTCGGactaaaggggtccggattagcgaggttctactgtactgacTCGGATTCAATCCGGATCGAATCCGGATTATGTGTCGTGTAAACAGGGCTTACGAGCCCGTAGGACGAATAGTCTTTTAGAACCACTATTTTCTGTCCGCCAATGCAGAGGCATAGATCTACTGAACAAATGTAAAACTGCCTCTGGCTATACTCCGCTTGTAACATCTGACTAGCTATGTCTGTTTGTCTGGTTGAACCAGGAATagctatagactataattatatagtttcaCTATAGGGTTGAGTAAATTCGGCGGTAATGTATGTAGTTTGAACTGTACTAGCTGGCTGGCAGgaatctagtaaacactcAATACCCCTCCATTATGATGGAAGAGCATTgagtgtttactagattcCAGGTTGAAATTTTTAAAGTAGCTAGAGAGTCACAGAGAGCTTACCTTCAGTTTCCAATGACTGCAAAACCATACaataacatgtacattgtcAAAGTTATGTATACTGgtctggccacgcccatctaagtCAGAGATTGTAT is a window of Halichondria panicea chromosome 13, odHalPani1.1, whole genome shotgun sequence DNA encoding:
- the LOC135346282 gene encoding NACHT, LRR and PYD domains-containing protein 3-like isoform X1, with the protein product MEAHVLSEFVEGLKEAYRERLFNMEEQWPPVRGDKLIKLHLVEAEKEEGFRAGLPQPGAPNEKVKRTPILHENLFKIKEGKKPEKKLIVEGNAGIGKTTLCTMLAEGWAEGNILTQFDCVLLLPLREQLVSSASSLTDLLALHHPDEIICEPVVRHLKRIRGKGVLIIADGWDELSEANRSKASFLYNLLFGRHLPFISVLLTSRPSASAPLHDLPSVDRLVEVVGFNEENIKQYIESEFDQFPEKASSLIEQLENNPVLESVCSVPLNCAIVCNLWHTLDRELPRTLTELYTQIVLNIILRNIKKKFPDCPIGLNSFDEIPNDLQDTFWLICEFAYECLLLDQLVFSEAELSSRLPDVGDKLQCFGLLQSARSLLPVGHGLSFHFAHLTIQEFMAALHLATLPNEEKLKVVKASARSVRFNMVWRFMFGLASKLYRESDKVISFNDSLVDQFLMAKNQDVLALCHVAFEASDPDIALRVCKMSVRHLFHRGLSTPFDCVAGFHVLRYAEKCDNMVIRISYCAIDDMLLKKLTDILSDANGHLQVRDLSLVKTKVSDKGVADLFKRASVAFTALDTLLLYKNNFTGIMSIFIHKTSTSLTQLDLSTNPLGVSGIQSLETAVRSGALIKLESLGLSNTLTDDADINGALLTTLLQSISSHCARLLGLDLSVNNLGLPGLCSVVENVPLGLNSIGFSGCFLTSADIVMLIHFLKSANVICKKLKLLNLSSNCIDDDGVIALAECLPERFPSLVGFNVSPLGAVLLYGNPVSEELIHMCNDNLKVIEETAVLNKFIPQEYEEVHTTDVWDVLLSEMICTICDDDRLASHVTIFFPDPFFHNPNSSSDEPTYSTTELQGEEGTYTHTDSDVSVADSSSDEVATPTLPTSSPYYQASSVPPELTLSVLDKELKTLTKPIKFGVSLGIPQHILEVIQQDNRFNTEGQKIALFQFIAKNYKSLRITWSIIADALHDIDYGDLSSIVRRKYCTI
- the LOC135346282 gene encoding NACHT, LRR and PYD domains-containing protein 3-like isoform X2, whose translation is MEAHVLSEFVEGLKEAYRERLFNMEEQWPPVRGDKLIKLHLVEAEKEEGFRAGLPQPGAPNEKVKRTPILHENLFKIKEGKKPEKKLIVEGNAGIGKTTLCTMLAEGWAEGNILTQFDCVLLLPLREQLVSSASSLTDLLALHHPDEIICEPVVRHLKRIRGKGVLIIADGWDELSEANRSKASFLYNLLFGRHLPFISVLLTSRPSASAPLHDLPSVDRLVEVVGFNEENIKQYIESEFDQFPEKASSLIEQLENNPVLESVCSVPLNCAIVCNLWHTLDRELPRTLTELYTQIVLNIILRNIKKKFPDCPIGLNSFDEIPNDLQDTFWLICEFAYECLLLDQLVFSEAELSSRLPDVGDKLQCFGLLQSARSLLPVGHGLSFHFAHLTIQEFMAALHLATLPNEEKLKVVKASARSVRFNMVWRFMFGLASKLYRESDKVISFNDSLVDQFLMAKNQDVLALCHVAFEASDPDIALRVCKMSVRHLFHRGLSTPFDCVAGFHVLRYAEKCDNMVIRISYCAIDDMLLKKLTDILSDANGHLQVRDLSLVKTKVSDKGVADLFKRASVAFTALDTLLLYKNNFTGIMSIFIHKTSTSLTQLDLSTNPLGVSGIQSLETAVRSGALIKLESLGLSNTLTDDADINGALLTTLLQSISSHCARLLGLDLSVNNLGLPGLCSVVENVPLGLNSIGFSGCFLTSADIVMLIHFLKSANVICKKLKLLNLSSNCIDDDGVIALAECLPERFPSLVGFNVSPLGAVLLYGNPVSEELIHMCNDNLKVIEETAVLNKFIPQEYEEVHTTDVWDVLLSEMICTICDDDRLASHVTIFFPDPFFHNPNSSSDEPTYSTTELQGTYTHTDSDVSVADSSSDEVATPTLPTSSPYYQASSVPPELTLSVLDKELKTLTKPIKFGVSLGIPQHILEVIQQDNRFNTEGQKIALFQFIAKNYKSLRITWSIIADALHDIDYGDLSSIVRRKYCTI